Part of the Devosia sp. SL43 genome, TGGTCTGCCGGACCGCGGTCGGAATCGGCGTCGGTCCCCTGGGGAGCGCCTGGATCGGTATCGGTGTGGGTCAGCAGGTTGTCGGTAAGGACGAAACGGTAGTTCACGGTCCCGCCCGTCGCATTGGGTGTATATCCAATGACCTGCAGGATACCGGAGCCATTGGTGGCCGCGACAAGCGGGGCGTTGGGGGTCGCTGAGGCGAGATTGGAAAGCGTGAAAGTGGTATCGCCGATCTTGATCGATTGCACGCCGTCAGGCGCCACGATAGCGAAGCTGCCGGTGCCGATTTCACTATCGCCAGGCACTGATCCCGCCGGTTCCTGACCGCGAGCGGGCAGGCCCTTTTCGTCGACGGTCACGTCGCCGCCGGTATTGCCGATACCGGTAATGGTGACGATATCGTCCGCGCCATTGACGGCAATTGTCAGGGTGGTCTGGGCGGTGTCGCCATCACCATCGGTCAAGACATAGGTGAACTGCTCGCTCAGGGATTGAGTGGGCGTCAGGGATTGCACCAGGTGGAACGCCGCAGGGTTCTGCGCGACCGTGTAAAGCTCGTATGTATACTGCCCGTCTGCCTGGACGGTCAGTCGACCATAGAGGCCGTCGATGACATGATCGCCGTTATCGCCGACCCATTCAATCTTGCCCGGGCCGTCAGTGCCGAAAGTATCGGTACCAAGGCCTGCGTTGCCCGCAATGACATTGCCGGTCGCCGGTGCGCCGTCTTCGGTGACACTGTTGACGTCCGCAGCAACGCGCGGGCCGTCATCCTGGAATTCGACCTTGAGAGCGACAGGTGACGTCTTGGAAACCGCATCGCCGTCGGCGTCGGTCAGGGTGGCGGTAATGTGCAGAATGGCGGTGATAGTCGCAATATCATCATGGGCGGCGTTGCTGGACCCGTCGACCGAGTGGGCAATGGGCAAGTACTGACCAACCCAGACAATCCCGGCGCTATCAACGAGCACCTTGAACACCGTCAAATTTGTGTTCGCGGTCGTGCCGACGAGAACGCCGTTGGCATCGGTGTTGAGGATAATGGCTTCGCCAGAAGTGGACACAAGGCCGGACGCAACGTTTGTCAGGGCGGCGCCATTGGCACCGGTGATACCGAACGTGTATCCGCCGGGCGCGTCGGCGCCAACCATGCCAGCAAAGAGCGAACCAGTGGCCAGAACGCTGGTGCCAAGGCTTGCGACACCCGTTGCGCCTGCTAGCGCGCCTGGAACGTTGAGCAAGGACGCGTCGTTGGCCGAATTGGGATCGCCGGCTACGTTCTGCCCCAACGTCTCGTCATGGGCGATCTTGAGCGTTTCGAGCGTTGTGGTCGTGGTGTGGACGTCGGCTTCCAGGCCATAGACCTTGAAGGAATTGCCCGAACTGAGGGTCGTGTCGGAACCGACGGCGTCGGAGATGAACTTGTAACCGTTGTAGTTGCCGATCTTGACCGAGTCGAAGCCCGTGGCGCTGGTGATGACGAAATCGGCGTCGTCGGGCACGTTCTCGAAAACGATGCCGACCATGTTGGCGCCGTCATAGACATAATGCCAGCTTCCGACCGGAGCTGCGGCACCGTTTATCGTGATGACAAAATCGCCTGGCGAAACCACGCCACCATTGTTCATGACCTGCACGAAAACGACGGCGTCGTCATTCTGGCCGGCTTCGGCGGCGTCGATGGAGAAGCGCATGACATTGACGTCGTAGGCGGCGCCGTGGGTCGGGACACCATTTCCGTTGGGGACGTTGACGTTATCGAAGAAGGACAGGGTCAGGACTTCGGGGCCGCCCTTCTTGTCCTGTCCGTCGATCTGCTGGCCAGTTCCAATGCCTATCGAATTGTTGCTGGTGTTCGCCGTATCATCGTTGCCGTTGAGATCGTCACCCGTGATCCAGATTCCCTTGGCGGGATTGGCTGTGGTGACCCCACCCACGACGGCGTTGCCGCCCTTGAGGTCGAAGACCAGGGTGTCGGAGGTTGTGGTTGTGGTGGTTCCGGCAGGACGAGCCGTGAGAACGGGAATGTCGTCGAGAACGTCAACGACGAAGCTGCCTGCACCGAGCGCAATGCTGTCACCATCGCCGTCTGTGGCCTGAACAAAGCGCGACAGGTCGATCAGATTGTTGAGCAGGTTTTCCGCATTGTCCCCGTTGGTCGCATTGAGGGTCGGATGATCGATCTGGTCGTTGAGAGTGAACGTGTAGGAGCCGTCCGAATTGACCTTAAGTGTAAAAACCAGACGGTCCGAACCGTCCTGGTAGCCCGCAACACCGCTGTCGACATAGCCATAGAGGGTATCCCCGCCGCCTGCGACCAGGACATTGGCGCCCAGGGACGTCACACCGGCATTGGTGGGTGAAGTTGTTACGACCGAGAACGAGCCTTTGCCGTCGGCACCAAAGCTAACGAGATTGTTGAGAGAACCGGCGGCGCCAGTGTAAGTGGCAAGTCCGGTCCCGACGACTTCGCCTGGAAGGAGGGGGGATCCGTCCGGATTGCCGGTCGCCAGAGCCGTGTTCAAGCCATCTTCGTCGACCATCACAACTTGTGGGGCGTATTCACCCGCCATGGTCGGTCGATCGTCGTTGATCTTGACGGTCAGTTTGACGGGCGAGATGTCCCCGTCGCCGTCAGTCACCTGGAGATCGAGAGTGAGGGTCAGGGAGTCAGCTTGTTCGTTGGTCGGGGTCCCCAACTGCACCAGCGGTGCGTTGACCGTGAAGGTATAGGCGCCGTTCGGTTGCACGACCAGGGTGGCCACTGGTGCGTTGATGGGGTAGTGGGCACTGATGGCGGAGAAGGTCGTCACCCCGGTTTGCGGGTCGACCGACTTGACCCAGGAGGTGATGGCTTCAGGAACGCCGTCAGCACCCAACTTGTAGATCACCGAAAACTGCGTGATCCCCAACAGGTCGATCGTGGCCAGGCCATCGGCACCAGCGGCAAACAGGGTTCCTGCTCCACCAATGACCTGGCTATTGTTGACAATGGTGTCGGCGGGGGTGTTGTTGCCGGCAAAAAGGCTCTGAGCCTCGTCATCCAGGGTCAGGGGAGCAGTGACCGACTTACCCACCGGGGTGTCGTCGTCGACTGACACGCTCAGGCCAGCCTGCGTCGTGTCGCCATCGCCATCGACGATAGTTAGACCAAAGGCGAGCGTTTTATTGTTCTCGGCATTTCCGACGGGGTGAGCCAGTGGGGCCAGCATGGTAAAGACGTACGAGCCATCGTTGCCGACGGTGAGCACGGCGGCATTGGCACCGTTTACCGCGCCGGTCGCCGTGAAGGTGACCGAGCCATCTGGATTGGCGACACCAGGGTTCCAATTGACGGTCTGCTGGGCAGCCAGACCGTTGAGGTTGTAAATGACCGAGAAGACCGGCGCTGCGGTCAGGGTGATTGAACCGACACCATCAACACCGGCGTAGAACAAGGTACCGGGCAGACCGGCCGTGGTGGCGAAGTTGAAAAACACGTCGCCGCTGCCGCCAGGATTGCCCGGGAAGAGCGACTGTGCCTCATCATCGAGCACGACAAAGGAGGTCGCCTGGAAACCAGTGGGGGCGTCGTCGCGGAAGTGTATCCCGTTGCCGATGCTGGCTGAGATTGTCTTGGAGTCCCCGTCGCCGTCGGTGATGGTGACGGTCGCATTGAGGGCGCCGGCAATCTCGTCGAGCGACGCCAACTCATTGGCATTGGTCGGCTCGCCATGGGCAAGAGAGACATACTGGATGAGGGTTACCTGCCCAGTCTGCGGGTCCATATGCAGTGCAAAGGCAGCCGGATCCTGCCCAGACGCGCCATCATCAACGCGACCGACGATCAGTCCATTCTCGAGGACGAGATAAATGGGCTTGCCTTCGGTGGTCTGCAGCCCCGAATCCAGAGGCCCGGTGCTAGGCTCGCCAGCCTTGTTGGTCAGGGAGAAGCCGTACACCAGAGACTGGTTCGTAGCTGCGCCGTCCGAACCAAAGTCCAGCCCGGCGATGGTCACTGCGGATACCGAACTCTGGGCGAGGCCAAGAGGCAGGCCGAGCACTCCGCTTGGATCCTGGCCAGGCAGTGCAACCCCTGCGAACCGCGCGGCGAGCGCGATCGACTGCAGTACGGTCGCGTCGTTGGTACCGGTTTGAGCGAGGAGTGACTCATCGTGGGTCAGCGCGAACGCGCTATTTGCCGCAACATTCGCCACTGGGCCGTCATCGTCAAACGAGATGGGTGAGCCATTCGCGGTGATCAAATCGATCTGTGCAGACTGGGTGACTGTGTCGCCATCGCCATCGGTCCGCGTAACTGTCAGTTGCAGCTGGATCGCCGCAGCTTTGTCGCCAAGCGACAGAGTGACATTGCCGTCGAACAAATTTGCATCGGTGTGTTCGATCGCTTGGTAAAGCGTGGTCTGCAGCTGGCCGTCGACGATCTTGATGTCGAAGACGACAGCATTGCCCGCAGTTTTGCCTTGGATCACGCCGTCAACCAGGAACAGCGTGATCGGTCCGCCATTGGTGGCGGACAGATTGGTGGCAATGCCGCCCTCGAGCGGGAACCCGACAAAGCTCAAGACGCTGACATCGCCGCCGCCGTCCGAACCGAACGAGCCACCAACGGTGAACAGGCTGGCAAGTCCGGTGCCGCCGATGGCGGTCGTGGACCGGCCGAAATAGCCAATGCCATCATCGTTGTTGCCAGCGTCAGCAAGCTCACCCAGGCCGTTGAGGCGGTCGGGGCCGACGGTCTCGTCGAGCTCCATCGTCAGGCCAGCCTGAGCGCCCTCGCCCGTCGCGACACCAACCGCCAGGGTCGGGCCGTCATCGTCGAACGAGATCGGCGAGCCGCCAGCGGTGATCAGGTCGATCTGCGCCGACTGCGTGACTTTATCGCCATCGCCGTCGGTGCGGGTGACAGTGAGCTGCAGTTGGATCGGAGAATTCTCCCCACCGAGTGCGAGGGCAGTGTTGCTGTCAAAGAGGTTGTTATCGGTGTGCTCGATCGCCTGGTAGAGCGTCGTCTGCAGTTGACCATCGACGATCTTGATGTCGAAGACGACGACGCCACCCGCGGTACGGCCCTGGATGAAACCATCAACCAGGAACAGCGAGATCGGTCCGCCATTGGTCGCAAAAAGATTGGTGGCAACACCGCCCTGGGCAGGGAAGCCGACAAAGCTCAAGACACTGACATCACTGCCGCCGTCCGAACCAAACGAACCGCCAATAGCGAACAGGCTGGCAAGGCCCGCGCCGCCGACCGT contains:
- a CDS encoding DUF5801 repeats-in-toxin domain-containing protein; this encodes MIGAIEIPPQTVAALFAANDIQAAAGPGAAAGGPAGGPGGGSGGNFQVPVGNIGDAFAIGGLLDPTALSFGNNQERPFFEGLVDEPTVGTNVAALLDDDDLTGGNAGGLGDDLSGPLTGLLAHDFGGNGVGALVFDRVDFPAGSGFSFSISDDGLVLTILQDGVDVMRVTLSDATSGEYQIEQLAAISHAGSNEDNVQFDIVYRVTDFDGDAAEGTLTVNIDDDTPEVALVTAPGVGEGSGVQLGLDETFGIKVGDANPAVDDANGAGFSSANLTTSLAEVGSKAFGQVATANGANNALAALFSATVSLGADAGTVAHAFALSLSGSGQGVSTNLTATGVAGTQLAGLSDRTIYLFSEADGSITGRVGGAGGFIAFHISLIDASDPTGVSLLVQQLIPLSHGDALSADDILNLALAGDDVLSLTYTVTATDGDGDVASATAQVPLASAGSGAISFEDDGPTLTVGVRTGEGVQAGLAMEIDETVGSDRLNGLGEFGDAGNNDDGIGYLGRATTTVGGAGLASLFAIGGSFGSDGGSDVSVLSFVGFPAQGGVATNLFATNGGPISLFLVDGFIQGRTAGGVVVFDIKIVDGQLQTTLYQAIEHTDNNLFDSNTALALGGENSPIQLQLTVTRTDGDGDKVTQSAQIDLITAGGSPISFDDDGPTLAVGVATGEGAQAGLTMELDETVGPDRLNGLGELADAGNNDDGIGYFGRSTTAIGGTGLASLFTVGGSFGSDGGGDVSVLSFVGFPLEGGIATNLSATNGGPITLFLVDGVIQGKTAGNAVVFDIKIVDGQLQTTLYQAIEHTDANLFDGNVTLSLGDKAAAIQLQLTVTRTDGDGDTVTQSAQIDLITANGSPISFDDDGPVANVAANSAFALTHDESLLAQTGTNDATVLQSIALAARFAGVALPGQDPSGVLGLPLGLAQSSVSAVTIAGLDFGSDGAATNQSLVYGFSLTNKAGEPSTGPLDSGLQTTEGKPIYLVLENGLIVGRVDDGASGQDPAAFALHMDPQTGQVTLIQYVSLAHGEPTNANELASLDEIAGALNATVTITDGDGDSKTISASIGNGIHFRDDAPTGFQATSFVVLDDEAQSLFPGNPGGSGDVFFNFATTAGLPGTLFYAGVDGVGSITLTAAPVFSVIYNLNGLAAQQTVNWNPGVANPDGSVTFTATGAVNGANAAVLTVGNDGSYVFTMLAPLAHPVGNAENNKTLAFGLTIVDGDGDTTQAGLSVSVDDDTPVGKSVTAPLTLDDEAQSLFAGNNTPADTIVNNSQVIGGAGTLFAAGADGLATIDLLGITQFSVIYKLGADGVPEAITSWVKSVDPQTGVTTFSAISAHYPINAPVATLVVQPNGAYTFTVNAPLVQLGTPTNEQADSLTLTLDLQVTDGDGDISPVKLTVKINDDRPTMAGEYAPQVVMVDEDGLNTALATGNPDGSPLLPGEVVGTGLATYTGAAGSLNNLVSFGADGKGSFSVVTTSPTNAGVTSLGANVLVAGGGDTLYGYVDSGVAGYQDGSDRLVFTLKVNSDGSYTFTLNDQIDHPTLNATNGDNAENLLNNLIDLSRFVQATDGDGDSIALGAGSFVVDVLDDIPVLTARPAGTTTTTTSDTLVFDLKGGNAVVGGVTTANPAKGIWITGDDLNGNDDTANTSNNSIGIGTGQQIDGQDKKGGPEVLTLSFFDNVNVPNGNGVPTHGAAYDVNVMRFSIDAAEAGQNDDAVVFVQVMNNGGVVSPGDFVITINGAAAPVGSWHYVYDGANMVGIVFENVPDDADFVITSATGFDSVKIGNYNGYKFISDAVGSDTTLSSGNSFKVYGLEADVHTTTTTLETLKIAHDETLGQNVAGDPNSANDASLLNVPGALAGATGVASLGTSVLATGSLFAGMVGADAPGGYTFGITGANGAALTNVASGLVSTSGEAIILNTDANGVLVGTTANTNLTVFKVLVDSAGIVWVGQYLPIAHSVDGSSNAAHDDIATITAILHITATLTDADGDAVSKTSPVALKVEFQDDGPRVAADVNSVTEDGAPATGNVIAGNAGLGTDTFGTDGPGKIEWVGDNGDHVIDGLYGRLTVQADGQYTYELYTVAQNPAAFHLVQSLTPTQSLSEQFTYVLTDGDGDTAQTTLTIAVNGADDIVTITGIGNTGGDVTVDEKGLPARGQEPAGSVPGDSEIGTGSFAIVAPDGVQSIKIGDTTFTLSNLASATPNAPLVAATNGSGILQVIGYTPNATGGTVNYRFVLTDNLLTHTDTDPGAPQGTDADSDRGPADQVFGGTFAVEVTDDNGTTATSSITVAVNDDGPTASAGSRIVDEGVTVTGTLAFTPGADGATLTAINGEPLIFGNDGWSAPMGSDHGTLQVKADGSYRFVAQQDDPYVSNGTDQFTFTVTDGDGDKSDALFQVTIVDDQDVVTVKLTATPSTGEQAGTIVYTASLVDALGHPVTTNNAVTVTLNSGLIITIPAGSNTADSAAVPFSEDDVYVEADTVSDFIRTAVQANANAVGAFEQLQADQTPAVTTIVDDQDVVTVKLTATPSTGEQAGTIVYTASLVDALGNPVTTNNAVTVTLNSGLIITIPAGSNTADSTAVPFSEDDVYVEADTVSDFIQTAVQANANAVGAFEQLQADQTPAVTTIVDDQDVVTVRSDGDAVDGRNRPARSSTTASLVDALGNPVTTNNAVTVTLNSGLIITIPAGSNTADSAAVPFSEDDVYVAADTVSDFIQTAVQANASRGCVRAAASRQTPAATIGWTTRMVTVKLTATPSTGEQARHDRLHGQPGGCPWQPR